From the Blastocatellia bacterium genome, one window contains:
- a CDS encoding S-adenosylmethionine decarboxylase, whose product MEKILPAQHLLADLFGIEKNLLSNQDIFLTLLKDSATKLSHPTTTEITLLTLPQGGYAYSLILPIGHISFRSHPEANYLAIDIFLQNQLDPEEIFTLWAKNFSANLIRKTSISRGLYGD is encoded by the coding sequence ATGGAAAAAATTCTACCTGCCCAACATCTACTTGCAGATTTATTTGGAATAGAAAAAAACCTATTATCTAATCAAGACATTTTTTTAACTCTCCTAAAAGATTCTGCTACTAAACTATCCCATCCTACAACTACAGAAATAACATTATTAACCTTACCTCAAGGTGGTTATGCTTATAGCTTAATACTTCCTATAGGACATATAAGCTTTCGTTCTCATCCTGAAGCTAACTACTTGGCAATAGATATATTTCTGCAAAATCAATTAGACCCAGAAGAAATATTTACTCTTTGGGCGAAAAACTTTTCTGCCAATTTGATCAGAAAAACATCTATTAGTCGTGGGCTGTATGGAGATTAA
- a CDS encoding nitroreductase family protein has product MNKLKDLKEIVINRRATRQFRKDPIDVELLNELLDIAHWAPSGYNLQPTHFLVVTDEKLKQALFPICMQQRQILEAPAIIVFAGDRQVVENNFEKVLAMDLAVGAINNEYANNMRGFVSLAFKQGPLGVNWLWKALLVPIVRLFKPIPSIPGVYKRYWIAKQVMLTAMNFMIAAKAAGLATVPMEGFDEGKLKSLLNIPSSFEVPIIIPVGYGLTNDSKKTRLPLQEILHKNKW; this is encoded by the coding sequence TTGAACAAGTTAAAAGACTTAAAAGAAATTGTTATTAACCGTCGTGCTACACGTCAATTTCGTAAAGATCCTATAGATGTAGAACTACTAAATGAGTTACTAGATATTGCTCATTGGGCCCCAAGTGGTTATAACCTACAACCAACGCATTTTCTAGTAGTTACAGACGAAAAATTAAAACAAGCACTTTTTCCGATTTGTATGCAACAACGGCAAATTTTAGAGGCACCTGCAATTATTGTGTTTGCTGGAGATCGGCAAGTAGTGGAAAATAATTTTGAAAAAGTTTTGGCTATGGATTTAGCTGTTGGGGCAATTAATAATGAATATGCAAATAACATGCGTGGATTTGTTTCTTTGGCTTTTAAGCAAGGCCCATTAGGGGTTAATTGGCTTTGGAAAGCATTATTAGTTCCTATTGTGAGGTTATTTAAGCCTATTCCTAGTATTCCAGGCGTTTATAAACGTTACTGGATTGCCAAACAAGTAATGTTAACAGCAATGAATTTTATGATAGCTGCTAAAGCAGCAGGTTTAGCAACAGTACCAATGGAAGGTTTTGATGAGGGAAAACTAAAAAGTCTCCTTAATATTCCAAGTAGTTTTGAAGTCCCAATAATTATTCCTGTTGGTTATGGATTAACAAATGACTCAAAAAAAACACGACTTCCTTTACAAGAAATTTTGCACAAAAACAAATGGTAA
- a CDS encoding protein kinase — protein sequence MELIGQQFAQYEIIAKLGQGGMGEVYKARDNRLGRVVAIKILPPQAAKDETVKRRFLIEARAASALNHPYILTVYEIGETPEFEYMVMEFVNGITLREHLAKSHLKLSEALDIFLKIAEGLDKAHQAKIIHRDLKPENIMLTKDGFIKILDFGLAKLEYEFAEKPATDELKSDPNIIQGTVGYLAPEMIQCQPADIRSDIFAFGVMFYEALSGHLPFDGRNLGAKLVATLQYNPPDISEFRADLPQEIVNLTNKTIAKNPDDRYQNLSPIVEILRAIKLEIEVETSISSIRNPPEFLEKIRKNNSGDIVIKLADSDRTIANSINKITSSTDVSTTKKIDIKQATANTFYLTSLTKTKLFRLVVVSLVAMLTTTLVFTFWQNSKTIPINNLPISNNKNLEKFSLAVIYFENISQDEELKWLERGLAEMLTTNLAQIEAFDIVSSQQIYELVARVNNNEPKNLNREKVLEIAQQTHVPAFVTGTILKIGKRIRLTINLQDTASGKIIFSDKIDGENINDIFSIVDELTVKLTNHFGIKNTNKPDISISEVTTSSITAYKHYEQGVEKSLQLYLSDAVVEFEKAVAIDPNFAMAYLQLGLAKLRLEDEKGTRAAISKAVELIDRVASKEKLYIRGLEALIEGQSEKRIEIFKEITERFPKDKEAFRQLGTAYLSDEQLDAAIIAFQQTVKLDPDYLEGHNRLAYAYAAKGNFSQAIEHASKYVLARPNEPNPHDTMGDIYLLAGQADKALLEYKKALEIKPDFINYYPYWKIAAAYRVLNDLDQAEAYYRKQLALKDKNLGGADSIKSLAMIALLRGNKEDTIKYFTSAIEDELDRGTRPMAVLTYVELALFYLEMGDLTKAKQALNNSQKLMEDASSQLDLFSRYNDRNVELNYIKLLIALGELEKVEIEIEKFLQLNKKSYTQFSAAMLKLYAKASLAEARKNYSLALDLWLELRKQSGIEHNYQLAIGRCLFMLERYSEAQVEFTKLANAPMVMHQQSASPIGTEVILDNLKANYYLGKIAEIQSNLPQAKKHFQYIVSRWQSEKIPISEVAYSEKFLKNN from the coding sequence ATGGAATTAATAGGGCAACAATTTGCTCAATATGAGATTATTGCTAAACTGGGTCAAGGCGGTATGGGAGAGGTTTATAAAGCCCGTGACAACCGTTTAGGTCGTGTTGTAGCAATTAAAATTCTCCCTCCTCAAGCAGCAAAAGATGAAACAGTTAAACGCCGTTTTCTAATTGAAGCTCGTGCAGCTTCAGCCCTCAACCATCCTTATATTCTTACCGTCTATGAAATAGGAGAAACTCCAGAGTTTGAATATATGGTAATGGAATTTGTTAATGGTATTACCCTACGTGAACACCTAGCAAAAAGCCACTTAAAGTTATCGGAAGCACTAGACATATTTCTTAAAATTGCTGAAGGATTAGACAAAGCTCATCAAGCAAAAATTATTCATCGAGACTTAAAACCAGAAAACATTATGCTAACCAAAGATGGTTTTATTAAAATCCTGGACTTTGGGCTAGCAAAACTAGAATATGAATTTGCAGAAAAGCCTGCTACAGATGAACTAAAAAGCGATCCAAATATTATCCAAGGCACAGTTGGATATTTAGCTCCTGAAATGATCCAATGCCAGCCAGCAGATATTCGTAGTGATATTTTTGCTTTTGGAGTTATGTTCTATGAAGCTTTAAGTGGTCATCTACCTTTTGACGGTCGCAATTTAGGAGCAAAATTAGTTGCTACCCTACAGTATAATCCTCCAGATATATCAGAGTTTCGAGCAGATTTACCCCAAGAGATAGTAAATCTAACAAATAAAACTATAGCTAAAAACCCTGATGATCGTTATCAAAATCTTAGCCCAATAGTAGAAATTTTACGTGCTATAAAATTAGAAATAGAAGTAGAAACTTCTATTTCTAGTATTCGTAACCCACCAGAATTTCTTGAAAAAATCCGCAAAAACAATAGTGGGGATATAGTCATTAAACTTGCTGATAGTGATCGTACTATAGCAAATTCTATCAATAAAATTACTTCTAGTACTGATGTTAGCACAACTAAAAAAATAGATATAAAACAGGCTACAGCTAATACTTTTTACTTAACATCCTTAACTAAAACCAAGTTATTTCGCTTAGTTGTAGTAAGCCTAGTAGCTATGCTAACTACAACGCTTGTGTTTACTTTCTGGCAAAACTCTAAAACTATTCCTATAAATAACTTACCTATAAGTAATAATAAAAATTTAGAAAAATTTTCTTTAGCTGTTATATATTTTGAAAATATTTCTCAGGATGAAGAATTAAAATGGCTTGAACGTGGATTAGCAGAAATGCTAACAACAAATCTTGCACAAATTGAAGCTTTTGACATTGTTAGTAGTCAACAAATTTATGAGCTTGTAGCAAGAGTTAATAATAATGAACCAAAGAACTTAAATCGTGAAAAAGTCTTAGAAATTGCCCAACAAACCCATGTCCCTGCTTTTGTTACAGGAACTATATTAAAAATAGGTAAGCGAATCCGCTTAACTATTAATCTGCAAGATACTGCTAGCGGTAAAATAATTTTCTCTGATAAAATTGATGGTGAAAATATTAATGATATTTTCTCAATTGTTGATGAGCTAACCGTAAAATTGACTAATCACTTTGGAATTAAAAATACAAATAAACCTGATATTTCTATAAGTGAAGTAACTACTTCTTCAATCACAGCTTATAAACACTATGAACAAGGTGTTGAAAAATCCTTACAACTTTATTTATCAGATGCAGTAGTTGAATTTGAAAAAGCTGTTGCAATAGATCCTAATTTTGCAATGGCCTACCTACAATTAGGATTAGCTAAATTAAGGTTAGAAGATGAAAAAGGGACTCGTGCTGCTATTAGCAAAGCTGTTGAGCTAATAGATCGTGTAGCTAGTAAGGAAAAGCTTTATATTCGTGGTCTTGAAGCATTAATTGAAGGTCAATCAGAAAAAAGAATTGAAATTTTTAAGGAGATTACCGAAAGGTTCCCTAAAGATAAAGAAGCTTTTCGCCAATTAGGAACAGCTTATTTATCAGACGAACAGCTTGATGCTGCAATTATAGCTTTTCAACAAACAGTTAAACTTGATCCAGATTATTTAGAAGGACATAATCGTTTAGCTTACGCATATGCAGCTAAAGGAAATTTCTCTCAAGCTATAGAACATGCAAGCAAATATGTTTTAGCTAGACCCAATGAACCTAACCCACATGATACAATGGGAGATATTTATCTACTTGCAGGTCAAGCAGATAAAGCACTTTTAGAATATAAAAAAGCCTTAGAAATCAAACCCGATTTTATTAATTATTATCCTTACTGGAAAATAGCAGCAGCCTATAGGGTTTTAAACGACCTTGACCAAGCAGAAGCTTATTATCGTAAACAATTAGCACTAAAAGACAAAAATCTTGGTGGGGCTGATAGTATTAAATCCTTAGCTATGATTGCTCTCTTAAGAGGAAATAAAGAAGATACAATTAAGTATTTTACTAGTGCAATTGAAGATGAGTTAGATAGAGGAACTCGTCCAATGGCTGTTTTAACATATGTTGAACTAGCTTTGTTTTATTTAGAAATGGGCGATCTTACAAAAGCAAAACAAGCATTAAATAATAGCCAAAAATTAATGGAAGATGCTTCATCTCAGTTAGATCTTTTCTCTCGCTATAATGACCGAAACGTAGAACTTAATTACATTAAACTACTAATTGCACTAGGTGAATTAGAAAAAGTGGAAATAGAAATAGAAAAATTTCTTCAGCTAAATAAAAAGTCTTATACTCAATTTAGCGCAGCAATGCTTAAGCTATATGCTAAGGCAAGTTTGGCTGAAGCCCGCAAAAATTACTCTTTAGCTTTAGATTTATGGTTAGAATTACGTAAACAATCTGGTATAGAACATAATTATCAACTTGCTATTGGACGTTGTTTATTTATGTTAGAAAGATATAGTGAAGCTCAAGTTGAGTTTACCAAACTAGCTAATGCGCCAATGGTTATGCACCAACAATCAGCTAGTCCTATTGGAACAGAAGTAATTTTAGATAACCTAAAAGCTAATTATTACCTTGGCAAAATTGCAGAGATCCAATCAAATCTACCTCAAGCAAAAAAACATTTTCAATACATCGTATCTCGTTGGCAATCAGAAAAAATCCCTATTTCAGAAGTTGCTTATTCTGAGAAATTTCTAAAAAATAATTAA
- a CDS encoding DUF3810 domain-containing protein: protein MLKLLIMETNQQIKDLANKKPKLTNKLTCWLIPLLFLTSAIFLQLSASSHPSLIEKYYHQIIYPYIAQFLSLINKLIWFSLAELILLVILIVLPSWLFWQIRKFYLKKSPAKELILSSLWKLSVFTSAGLLLFLFLWGLNYQKQPLAQNLNLPSRKVDTKELLEVCQAFIEATNESYREATPPTFYLASADKAFNNNLLTPKISHSQIPITWQKLNDNIERSFQKEPLLNYLAKGNYGPAKAVYLSTFMSRFGISGIFIPLTGEPNVNVAQVDCSIPFTLAHEKAHQRGFALEDEANFLALLICIKSEDSYSRYSGYLMATIHLLNTLYLVAPEHYQNTIEKLSSGPRTDLKAMSHFWNYYSGALSKVSEKVNHTYLKANRVQSGIKNYNEVVNLIISYYFIHLSSNAKKNNLSDYK from the coding sequence TTGCTCAAACTATTAATTATGGAAACTAACCAACAAATTAAAGATTTAGCAAATAAAAAACCTAAACTAACCAACAAATTAACTTGTTGGTTAATACCTTTATTATTTCTAACTTCAGCTATATTTTTACAATTATCTGCTAGTAGTCACCCTAGTTTAATAGAGAAATATTACCATCAAATAATTTACCCTTATATTGCACAATTTTTAAGCCTAATTAATAAATTAATTTGGTTTTCCTTAGCTGAACTTATACTGTTAGTAATACTAATAGTTTTACCTAGTTGGTTATTTTGGCAAATACGAAAATTTTATCTAAAGAAATCTCCAGCAAAAGAGCTTATTTTAAGTTCACTTTGGAAATTAAGCGTTTTCACTAGCGCAGGCTTACTTCTTTTTCTTTTTCTTTGGGGCCTAAACTACCAAAAACAGCCTTTAGCACAAAATCTTAATTTACCAAGTCGTAAGGTAGACACTAAAGAATTATTAGAGGTTTGCCAAGCATTCATTGAAGCTACTAATGAAAGTTATAGAGAAGCTACCCCACCAACTTTTTACTTAGCTAGTGCAGATAAAGCATTTAATAACAATTTATTAACACCTAAAATTTCTCATAGCCAAATACCTATAACTTGGCAAAAACTAAATGACAATATTGAAAGATCATTTCAAAAAGAACCTTTATTAAATTATTTGGCAAAGGGAAATTATGGGCCAGCTAAGGCTGTCTATCTCTCTACTTTTATGAGCCGTTTTGGAATTTCTGGAATATTTATTCCATTAACCGGCGAACCAAATGTTAATGTTGCACAAGTAGATTGTTCAATACCCTTTACCTTAGCACATGAAAAAGCTCATCAACGTGGTTTTGCTTTAGAAGATGAAGCTAATTTTTTAGCCTTACTAATTTGTATTAAATCTGAAGATTCCTACTCTCGCTATTCAGGTTACTTAATGGCAACAATACATTTACTTAATACTTTATATTTAGTTGCTCCAGAACATTACCAAAACACTATTGAAAAACTTAGCTCCGGGCCAAGGACAGATCTAAAAGCTATGTCTCATTTTTGGAATTACTACTCTGGTGCATTAAGTAAAGTTTCTGAAAAAGTAAATCATACCTACTTAAAAGCTAATCGTGTTCAATCTGGAATTAAAAATTATAATGAAGTAGTGAATCTAATTATTAGTTATTACTTCATACATTTATCTAGTAACGCTAAAAAAAATAATCTTTCTGACTACAAATAA
- a CDS encoding DUF4388 domain-containing protein produces the protein MSAKDPNQVKYAIADFQMFLAGKRAPALIGQSLATIIRQVDIQQVAYLVLEWARNNKEQYIVDSLVSARNKVFDIFFYRVVKFERIHKFFPTFEQTLISICPSPENAHLAALFQQFKWQDIRPIGTIRDQRFVIEKRQEIKVEAEKFNEDVYKNATFSVLSADKKYSFADEATSNQIAGYQEKVKEIFSDFVDLVEDKQQKKEILLANESDKYNNYQKKEAFKIELYLTQMLDLAIALFNDDFFYQSIQIFTIIRELRDQNNLKLSEIKKFQDKAELFSMQKLEDAANNNANCLLVKQIVSLFNHWQPERILVQLQIEANRRIRRFLLKLLECYGKDVYHILVVELSSKAASLPWWYTRNLAYILGRITTDNDTVKNQAVELLCSYWQPKAQRQLINQIITTLGSIGTDLACERLIERLKIIEPQIEKDKQSAEYYQKIIPALLSIESERSIETALESCLRQEQLSQHIDKFPRAYLSDKTIQYIAGKIRKELQKIKYTFSLLGDKETASELLKIIGHMANEPVKTLCKEIVKALPGKHKLTQEAEKILAQPTALGLYARDKNIQKLATLKNIPEAICQILEISGSGKLAIITTDGVESEIDFERGQATRAFVRAFYLEGDNAFYWSFLLDPRDIEQIYFNSPPSRSEPNISRSTENLISEGSVQRGQILQIAGKYVLPESKFRQKQVNSYYTNFNNTDAPDKYQRVWDALIANTDIASLQQATHLSKHDVYKILFYFLKQNMLIVDGDEEKEKLVDIESGLVTLTATLQRIERRPVMFNYYRTFAEICADLMRSIEDDVIRFAIGVLRNYCLEYYQSRKVFTSVNIEIGQQVLEWVAGYVQNPSAENRQSLLDYISFTFRIEDASLQPLPAPPPEIDENTALEKLENIELGNDPLEGGDEFDESMLDDVFGSLDTILGSGIGVSSGEFGSEDGTGLTDAEDAMIRDLFDNIALAYVKPLKDYVRELYRNWEAERPTSLEWTEIIEPIFSLLSGASAKMGYQQISDAVKDMEKLVMDDKNLAETQSRDSFDQMAAQQIIVAYQKLAELQPKTFALAVSEQDLEDKKEILIVKFVLKQIPEVTEKILSKILFAGLNTFDKFMQTNVDEIAALTGMAKQLAEEIYLKFYQYRNIYYQDDPDYSSKFMAMFDLNLRLLKQMHEEVEILILDEQLGREGVTAHKEELIADRQRMLWSLFILLCIKQEYDLIETIQQSVFDVRVQLLDDYFCRLVLTYTETAVA, from the coding sequence ATGTCAGCAAAAGATCCTAATCAAGTAAAATATGCCATTGCAGATTTTCAAATGTTTTTAGCCGGCAAACGCGCCCCAGCTTTGATTGGTCAATCACTTGCTACTATTATTCGTCAAGTTGATATACAACAAGTTGCTTACTTAGTGCTTGAATGGGCCAGAAATAATAAAGAACAATATATAGTAGATTCACTAGTTTCAGCCCGTAATAAAGTTTTTGATATTTTTTTCTATCGTGTAGTTAAATTTGAAAGAATACATAAGTTTTTTCCTACCTTTGAACAAACTTTAATATCTATTTGTCCTAGCCCAGAAAATGCCCATTTAGCTGCTCTTTTTCAACAGTTTAAGTGGCAAGATATCCGTCCTATAGGTACTATTCGGGATCAACGTTTTGTTATAGAAAAACGCCAAGAAATAAAAGTTGAAGCAGAAAAATTTAATGAAGATGTTTATAAAAATGCTACTTTTAGCGTCCTTTCTGCTGATAAAAAATATAGTTTTGCTGATGAAGCTACTAGTAATCAAATAGCAGGTTATCAAGAAAAAGTTAAAGAAATATTTTCCGACTTTGTTGATTTAGTTGAAGATAAACAACAAAAGAAAGAAATTCTACTTGCTAATGAGTCGGATAAATATAATAACTACCAAAAGAAAGAAGCATTTAAGATAGAGCTATATCTAACTCAAATGTTAGATTTAGCAATTGCTTTATTTAATGATGATTTCTTTTATCAAAGTATACAAATTTTTACCATAATTAGAGAACTACGCGATCAAAATAACTTAAAACTATCAGAAATTAAGAAGTTTCAAGATAAAGCAGAACTATTTAGTATGCAAAAGCTAGAAGATGCTGCTAATAATAATGCTAATTGTCTTTTAGTAAAACAAATAGTTAGTTTATTTAACCATTGGCAGCCAGAAAGAATTTTAGTTCAACTTCAAATAGAAGCTAATCGTCGTATTCGTAGATTCTTATTAAAACTACTAGAATGCTATGGTAAGGATGTTTACCATATACTTGTAGTAGAGCTAAGTAGCAAAGCAGCTAGTTTACCTTGGTGGTATACACGTAATTTAGCCTATATTTTAGGTCGCATTACAACTGACAATGACACAGTTAAAAATCAAGCTGTAGAATTACTATGTAGTTATTGGCAGCCCAAAGCACAACGCCAATTAATTAACCAAATTATTACTACACTAGGTTCAATAGGCACAGATTTAGCTTGTGAGCGTTTAATAGAACGCTTAAAAATAATTGAGCCTCAAATAGAAAAAGACAAACAAAGTGCTGAATATTACCAAAAAATAATACCTGCTTTACTTTCTATTGAATCTGAACGCTCAATAGAAACTGCGTTGGAATCTTGTTTAAGACAAGAACAACTAAGCCAACATATAGATAAATTTCCTAGAGCTTATCTGTCTGATAAAACAATACAATATATTGCTGGCAAAATACGTAAGGAACTTCAAAAGATAAAATATACATTTTCTTTATTAGGTGATAAAGAAACAGCTTCAGAACTACTTAAAATTATTGGTCATATGGCTAATGAGCCAGTAAAAACACTTTGTAAAGAAATAGTAAAAGCTCTACCGGGTAAACATAAACTTACGCAAGAAGCAGAGAAAATACTTGCTCAACCTACAGCATTAGGTCTTTATGCTCGTGATAAAAACATCCAAAAACTCGCAACACTTAAAAATATTCCAGAAGCAATATGTCAAATCCTAGAAATATCAGGTAGTGGAAAATTAGCTATTATTACAACTGATGGAGTAGAAAGCGAAATTGACTTTGAACGAGGACAAGCAACACGCGCTTTTGTACGGGCTTTTTACTTAGAAGGGGATAATGCTTTCTATTGGTCTTTTTTACTAGATCCCCGCGATATTGAACAGATTTATTTTAATTCTCCTCCTAGTCGTAGTGAGCCTAATATAAGTCGCTCTACAGAAAATTTAATCTCTGAAGGTTCTGTTCAACGAGGTCAAATTTTACAAATTGCAGGTAAATATGTTTTACCTGAATCTAAATTCCGACAAAAACAAGTTAATAGCTACTATACAAACTTTAATAACACTGATGCACCAGACAAATACCAGCGTGTTTGGGATGCTTTAATAGCCAACACTGATATTGCTAGCTTACAACAAGCTACACATCTTTCTAAACACGATGTTTATAAAATTCTCTTTTATTTCTTAAAACAAAATATGTTAATTGTTGATGGAGATGAAGAGAAAGAGAAACTTGTTGATATTGAAAGCGGTTTAGTCACCCTAACTGCTACTTTACAACGTATAGAACGCCGTCCAGTAATGTTTAACTACTACCGCACATTTGCTGAAATCTGTGCTGATTTAATGCGTTCTATAGAAGATGATGTAATACGTTTTGCTATTGGGGTACTGCGTAACTACTGTTTGGAGTATTATCAAAGCCGTAAAGTTTTTACCTCTGTTAATATAGAAATAGGACAACAAGTATTAGAATGGGTTGCTGGTTATGTACAAAACCCTAGTGCAGAAAACCGACAATCTTTACTAGATTATATTAGCTTTACTTTTCGTATTGAAGATGCTTCTCTTCAACCACTGCCTGCACCGCCTCCAGAAATTGATGAAAATACAGCATTAGAAAAACTTGAAAATATTGAACTAGGTAATGATCCTTTAGAAGGTGGAGATGAATTTGATGAATCTATGCTAGATGATGTTTTTGGCTCTCTTGATACAATTCTTGGTTCAGGTATAGGGGTAAGTTCAGGTGAATTTGGTTCAGAAGATGGCACAGGTTTAACAGATGCAGAAGATGCAATGATTAGAGATCTTTTTGATAATATTGCTCTTGCTTATGTAAAACCGCTGAAAGATTATGTTAGAGAGTTATACCGTAATTGGGAAGCAGAACGTCCAACATCGCTAGAATGGACTGAAATTATTGAGCCAATTTTTTCTTTACTTTCTGGAGCATCAGCTAAAATGGGGTATCAACAAATTTCTGATGCAGTAAAAGATATGGAAAAATTGGTAATGGATGATAAAAACTTAGCAGAAACACAAAGCCGAGATAGTTTTGACCAAATGGCTGCCCAGCAAATAATTGTTGCTTACCAAAAACTAGCAGAACTCCAACCAAAAACCTTTGCTTTAGCTGTTTCAGAACAAGACTTAGAAGACAAGAAGGAAATTCTTATTGTTAAATTTGTCTTAAAACAAATCCCAGAAGTTACAGAAAAAATACTAAGTAAAATATTGTTTGCAGGTCTTAATACTTTTGATAAATTTATGCAAACCAATGTTGATGAAATAGCCGCCTTAACAGGTATGGCTAAACAATTAGCAGAAGAAATTTATCTAAAGTTTTATCAATACCGTAATATTTACTATCAAGATGATCCAGATTATAGTAGTAAATTTATGGCAATGTTTGACTTAAACCTAAGACTCTTAAAACAAATGCACGAAGAAGTAGAAATTTTGATTTTAGATGAGCAGCTAGGAAGAGAAGGCGTAACTGCACATAAAGAAGAATTAATAGCAGATCGGCAAAGAATGCTTTGGTCATTGTTTATTTTACTTTGTATTAAGCAAGAATACGATTTAATAGAGACAATTCAACAGTCTGTTTTTGATGTTAGAGTTCAGTTACTAGATGATTATTTCTGTCGTCTAGTTCTGACTTATACAGAAACAGCAGTTGCTTAA